The sequence AGCAAGGtgcttatgtatatattgtttttgtTGCACTTTGCTTGCAGGATATGGGAATagtcaaaattaaaaaaaaatttgcagtgtTCATCCAATGTGTTTTGCTAAATactaaaaccctttttttttcttcaggttcCTGGCATTCGGTGAGAGTTTCTCGTCGCTCCACTTCCAGTTTTGCGCCTGGGAATTTCCACTATCTCTGGGATTGTCCGGATCTCCTGCGATGCCCTGTGGGATTGCCTTCCAACAGACTTTCTCCCACAACCTACAGCAGATTATTGGGCTGGCATCAcagagaagttccaggaagtCACACAGTTTCCAAACTGTGTTGGAGCAATCGACGGGAAGCACATTACTACCAAAAGCATGCATGCACCCATACAAACTGCGGGCAAAGCACAGCTAAAAAAGCGGGCAAAGCACATGCTTCAAAATACATAGAAAAAGGCAGAAAACATAGCAGCCATCAATGTACCCACCTTCAGGCAAAAGGATTTGGTTGTCGGACGGTGGCAGACGGTGGCGGATGGAGCTGTAGATGTGCTGCCTCCTGCTGTACAGTCCCAgaagaaaagagggggggggggggtgatagggggtgtgagCACTATACCATGTGACTTCAGGGGTGTGAaggctttactgagcatgctcagtaaaaataacggccgttataatATCGGACATTGACAGGTGTATTTCCTAACgtccgtcagccatagacttcaaagttaaaaataacGGCTGTTAATTTACcggtttcttgtgacggaagaataattagtgcatgtgccgttattcCTTCTGTCACAACTAGCGGctgttattcatgacgggctataacggttTCTaacggataataaaaaaaataccatagacttgaatggcaTTGTTTAACatggcttttctaacggacgtttgtaacagatgaatttttatagtgtgaaaacagCCCAACTGTTTTAATGGTggaagggaacagaacagagccacctagtggccattttttcaatcacattaaaaacatataaaggttgagaattttaacagcaagtaaatagcaaattgtcttataattacatgaggaaaagtaaatagcaaagtgtcttataattacatgaggaaaaataaaataaaagtttagtttgatgacaggttctctttaattcccttttaaaagtttttctgtaACTACCGGTAGCCAATAATCTATGTCTGACTGTTGAGTTTTCCTGCTGCTCTACTTGGAGACAAtcgctttcttttttttcttccatgtaCTCCAGCGCCCAGATACAGGACAAAGAAGAAAAAGTGGCAAAATGTCAGCTTGAGAAAGGGAATATAATGGATCAGATAGTCTTACCGCCCGCAGATTGTATAATCAGCGTTGGGCTTCTAGGTAAGATCAGCAAAGACCAACATGACTACAGGAGATATCTCAGGAAGTTCTCACAGTTACTGAAACCAGGAGGACATCTCATATTACTTGGGTGTTTAGGTATAACATATATCACAGTCGGGAAAGACAAGCTCCATACTCTCACATATGATGAGGATTTTGCCAGGAAAGCTCTAGTTGGAGAAGGATTTGTTATAGATAACTGTAAGGTTAAGAAGAGAACGGCTGTGAGTGATCTTATTGACTATAAGGCCTTCATGTTCATTGTTGCTCACAAGGAGAAATAGATCTGaatgaaaacttaaaggggtagtccggggaactaaacccatagcccatcctttccctcttaggtatttgtctaaatatcgttcattagctatatagagcagtttccctcttttagCTGTCACTTACATTCATGGAGTGAGAGAAAAATGTCATTCTCAGATCCACCTTGTCTCCTCGCTGAGACCTAGCCCCCTCCCTTCAAGACAACACCACGTGATCTCTGTCTGGTCTAGAGTTCTCGCTGTCCACCCACACCTCcaatccccctcccctccctctatGAGGAGCTTGTGAGCGGTGGAAGAAAAGCTGTGAAGATTCTCAGTtacaactgagcacatagctgtTGTTTTCCTGCTGAAGATCTAATCGCTGACTTCTGTCATTCAGAGCACAGtaggatttattgctgggggaaggatagtctaaaagaaaagacatgtacagtgtgcgTGAGCTACAGTGTaggcatgcacacagatagtgaaagcagttgaCTAAcaaccattacacagagctgcactgacttctgggagttgtagtctgtgctgtaaacaaggaaaaagtatttaggagacatcaggggcaaaaggagctgccaaaaccacaagaataactacaggggacacagaacaggtattgtggtgactttggggcatttttatttttcttaacgtccctggagtacccctttaatcctatcaATTTATTTTGTGTTGATTATCTTGGTACAGATTATAAATTAGATTTACCTGCAATCCTACGTAAATGCAAAGCATAAGattaatatacaagaatatgatacACCGCAAATTGTGCCAAATAAACTCCAAAATGTAACAAATTATACATGACAAAATGTCTTTATTCTACCAACATATAGACATAAAATAGTAACTCcagtaaataaaaactaaaaggaacattttactttatataacttaaaaagtaaaaaaaatacagattcaTGTACAATCATGTGATTTGGTCATCTTGCTCCTTAAAGGTAAAGACACAATACACAATACAATTTATAGGTATAACGGGAGGTGAAATCTTCTAAGTAAGGAAAGTGAAGGATATTATTGTCTTGTTGGTTATAGAGAGTGCAAAAGTAAGTCATAGTCCCATCATCTTCTCAGGAAGAACTTGGACCTTCCTTCTGTTCTCCATGAGGTTGGCTGTTCTGGATCTCTGGGGTTCTGTTCTTCATGAGGTTGCCTGTTCTGGATCTCTGGGGGTTCTGTTCTCCATGTGGTTGCCTGTTCTGGATCTCTGGGGGGTTCTATTTTCCATGAAGTTGGCTGTTCTGGATATCCACGGGATTCTGTTCTCTATGAGGTTGGCTGTTctggacctgggggggggggggttctccattACATTGGTTGTTCTGGATCTCCGAGGGGGTTCTGTTCTTCTTTATGTTGGTTGTTCTGGATCTCCAGGGGGTTCTGTTGCCCCTCTACAGTGATGGGTATCGCCCTCTCTGGGACAGGTGGCAGCGCCCGGCGAGGTCCCTGGAAGTTGAGGCATCCGTCCTTGGACAGGGAGCAGAGCAGGTCCTCAGAATTCACATCCTCCGGGAGCTCGGCTTCTCTCCTCCACTCTCTGTACTCATGGAAGTAGCCGCCATGCTCATCCTCCTTCTTCTTGTCATGTTTCCCGGACACAATCAGTCTCCTGCCTTCTGTCTTCACTGTCAGCTCCTCAGGAGAAAAGCCCCCGATGTCCAGGGTGAGCTCATAGTTCTCCTTCCCTTCCTTCCTCATGGAGGAGGATTCGCCCTCAGGACGTGGGCTCTGGGCGGCTCTTCTTCTCATGTCCATGTCCAGGAGCTGATATGCCTGGTTGACCTGCTGCATTCTCCTCTCCAGGTCGTTCCCCATAGTCCTCATGTGGTCTTCCAGCTGCCCGAAGATGATGTGTGAGGCTGCCGGCCAGAGGGTGAGGGGAGGCTGGACACACAGAGGACTGTGCGAGGACTGGAGGAGGCTGAGAGGAAACATCTCCTGCTGCTTTCTCTTCTGCTCTGGGTTATGCTGAGGACAATGTCCCTGGTTGTCAGTGTCTTCTCTCTGACTGCTCGGTGCTGCAGGACGTCCCGGCTCCTGTCTCTTATATATTCACTGCTGACTGTTCTGGCAGCTTCCAGACACTTCCACGTGTTCTCTGTATATGACATGTAGGGGCGGAGACTGTATGTAAACACTGAATAATACATGAGGGGTGGAGACTGTATGTAAACACTGAATAATACATGAGGGGTGGGCAGAGGCCAGAGCTAGAGACTTCCAGAACAGACTGGAGAgcgacacatggggggggggggactgctggaGATCGCTGGATTATTCCTCTGATTTCCTCCCGGTGAAATTACATAATCTCCTCCTCCAGTGTGAGAAACTACAATGTATCCAGAGAACGATCTTCAATGAAGACAAGAGGAACAGAAATGATTATTAATTCTGTGTGATAAAGCTGAGTGACGTCCATACAGAAGCCATTACGGGGATTATACATAACTTCCCAGAGTGTGAAGAATAGATGTGACTAGTCATAGAGCGATACAATTACTGATCCTGGGCTAATGTATAGAAGGCAGATCTGCTGCTCAGGAGCCTAGGAAAGCTAAGTGACTAGAAAACAAAAAATCTGCCTAATTATGTGGGATTACTCCCCTTATCATCCTGTATTGCTTCACAACTAGGCAGATTTGCTATTAACAATTAGGAAATACAGATTATTATGTGACCACCCAGCTTTAAAGTGGAAGTAAGTACATACGCAATCTGATATGACATACAGGAGCACAGGAAAGCTGAGTGGCCACATGACTTTTTCACCCCTCTTTACTATTGCCCTAATTTAAAGGAGTTTGTGTCCCTTTAAATTTGAAGAATAGATCGAGGAGCGTCCAACTGATAAAAAACAAACTCAtggcagagtgatgatgatgatgataatgatagtgatgatgatgatgatgatgatagtgatgatgatgatggtgatgatgatgagaatGATAgcgatgatgatagtgatgatgaggatgatagtgatgatgatgatagtgatgatgatgatgatgatgatagtgatgatgatgaaagtgatgatgatgatgatgatgatagcgatgatgatagtgatgatgaggatgatagtgatgatgatgatgatgatgatgatagtgatgatgatgatgatgatgatgatagtgatgatgatgaaagtgatgatgatgatgatagtgatgatgacgatggggatgatgaggatgatagtgatgatgatgatagtgatgatgatgatgatagtgatgatgatgatgacattatTGACTCCTCTGCTCTCGGAGTGAAGAGTTGGGGGTTCTGTATCTCCTCCAGACTAGAATTCTCCAGCGGTCTCCAGCCCATTCCTCAGCCTGGCCCATTGTCTGCTCCGGCCTCCTACAAGCTGCACAGTCTCAGGAACTAATATTTGGCTCCTCACTCTCAAAACCTCAGAAAAAATATCCAGAAAGTGGATGAGTGAATATGTAAGAGACAGGAGCCGGGACGTCCTGCAGCACCGAGCAGTCAGAGAGAAGACACTGACAACCAGGGACATTGTCCTCAGCATAAGCCAGAGCAGAAGAGAAAGCAGTAGGAGATGTTTCCTCTCAGCCTCCTCCAGTCCTCTCACAGTCCTCTGTGTGTCCAGCCTCCCCTCACCCTCTGGCCGGCAGCCTCACACATCATCTTCGGGCAGCTGGGAGACGACATGAGAAATATGGGGAACGACCTGGAGAGGAGAATGCAGCGGGTCAACCAGGCATATCAGGTCCAGGACATGAGAAGAGCCGCCCAGAGCCCACGTCCTGAGGGCGAATCCTCCTCCGTGAGGAAGGAAGGGAAGGAGAACTATGAGCTCACCCTGGACATTGGGGGCTGAGGAGGATGAGCATGGCGGCTACTTCCATAAGTACAGAGAGTGGAGGAGAGAAGCCAAGCTCCCGGAGGACGAGAATTCTGAGGACCTGCTCTGCTCCCTGTCCAAGGACGGATGCCTCAACTTCCAGGGTCCTCGCCGGGCACTGCCACCTGTCCCAGAGAGGACGATACCCATCACTGTAGAGGGGCAACAGAACCACCTGGAGATCCAGAACAACCAACATAAAGGAGAACAGAACCCCCTCGGAGATCCAGTACAACCAATGTAATGGAGAACAGAACCCCCCAGAGATCCAGAACCAACCTCATGGAGAATTAAAAACAAATGGAGATCCAGAAAAGCCTATATAATGAAGAACAGAACCCCCCAGAGATCAAGAACAGCCAACCTCATAGAGAACAGAACCCCCCTGGAGATCCAGAACAGCTAATGTAATGGAGAACAGAACCCCTCTGGAGatccagaacagcaaccccccaGAGATCCAGTACCCTCTGGATACTCAGAACAGCCAATGTAATGGAGAACAGAACACCTGAAGATCCAGAACAGCTAATGTAAAAGagaacaaaccccccccccccccccgagatccaGAACAGCCAACCTCATGGagaacccgcccccccccccccccccccccttggaggACACCTGATATTACTTAGGTGTTTCGGTACAACATATATCACAGTCGGGAAAGACAAGCTCCATACTCTCACATATGATGAGGATTTTGTCAGGAAAACTCTAATTGGAGAAGGATTTGTTATGGATAACTGTAAGGTTAAGAAGAGAACGGCTGTGAGTGATCTTATTGACTATAAGGCCTTCATGTTCATTGTTGCTCACAAGGAGAAATAGATCTGAATAAAAACTTAAGGGGGACTacagggaactaaacccaaagctcatcctttccctctcaccaacgtatgtatttgtctaaatatcattcgttagctatatagagcagtttccctctttcagctgtcacatgcagggagtgagagaaaaatGTCATTCTCAGATCCACCTTGTCTCCTCACTGACACCTAGCCCCCTCCCTTCAAGACAGCACCACGTGATCTCTGTTTAGTCTAGAGCTCTGGCTATACAGttacacattcccccccccccccccctccctgtgtgaggagcttTTGAGCGATGAAagaaaagcagtgaagattctcagttacaattgagcacatagctgctgtttaTCTGCTTAAGATGTAATCACTGACTGCTACCATTCAGAGCACAGCAGGATTTATTGCTGGGGAAAGGATAGTCTAAAAATAAAGACCTGTCAgtgtgtgtgagctgcagtgtaagcatcaggggtcaagtcctggaaaaaaaaaagtatgggaactCATCCAATATTTCTAATACACCCCCACCCACCCCcagtttgcgccaaaaaaaaaaaaaagtccaagctaaaacttgacatcctgcacagttccaggattcttacaggccacaggcatacagctgcctacatagtataagagtgacacactgtaacaaaacccctcctcatgtaaataccttactggggtgacatgtgacatgtc is a genomic window of Hyla sarda isolate aHylSar1 chromosome 10, aHylSar1.hap1, whole genome shotgun sequence containing:
- the LOC130293871 gene encoding heat shock protein 30C-like — encoded protein: MFPLSLLQSSHSPLCVQPPLTLWPAASHIIFGQLEDHMRTMGNDLERRMQQVNQAYQLLDMDMRRRAAQSPRPEGESSSMRKEGKENYELTLDIGGFSPEELTVKTEGRRLIVSGKHDKKKEDEHGGYFHEYREWRREAELPEDVNSEDLLCSLSKDGCLNFQGPRRALPPVPERAIPITVEGQQNPLEIQNNQHKEEQNPLGDPEQPM